The following DNA comes from Centroberyx gerrardi isolate f3 chromosome 4, fCenGer3.hap1.cur.20231027, whole genome shotgun sequence.
ACTAATATCAGTCACAAACGAATTATTGAACATCTCCGTTCTTTGTTTTCAATACAACAGTGTTACTGCCATAGAGATTAAACTAGATTAAATTGATTAACGTTAATCTCCGTTTAATCTCTGTTTACCATCGTTTCATAGAAGCTTGGCGTTGTATCCAATAACAAATCTTGGCTGTTTAATAGTCATATACAGCACAACCTCTCCTAGCTTAATGCTTATGTGACCTAGCTTTAGTTCGTCTGCCTGTGACTTACCTCAGTGGCTTTTTGGACAGCGGACAGACGAGGAACTGGAGCAGCGAAGTGTCGAAAGGTTGCTGCGCCTCGTCCTTCACATCCGTAAAGCTTCTTACCGACACGGGGGCGGGCGTTACGGGCCGGAGCAGAGGAGCATATTTCACACACCGCTGAACACGACCTGCTTCTGTCGCTAATCTActcaaaacattttgaaacatgaCCCAAATTTTTCTGCGACTTGCTGAAGATTCCTAAACAGGAAGCGCCCTTACACATGTAACATCGGTGTAACCGTAATATGATTCCCTCTTCCTTTAAACTGAAAAAGCCGGTGGCTCAATTAATAGTTCCGcttagtgattttttttaaccagctTTTTCCAGTTTAAACTGTCGCAGTCCTTTGTTGTCAGTGATTTAACCAATCATTTTAAAATTTAACAGTCATTTTATAGCAATGCTGAACATCAGTGAGAGAATGGATACTTGCGCAGCTCACACATTTGTCCGCGTGGTGGCAGTATTGCACTGTTGAGCTCAGTAAAGCTCTAGCTTTTGGGGTTTGATTTAATGTTACCAAAATCTGGTAAAAAAACCcaacatgttttcatttgataAATGGAAGTAGCCTCAAATAAACACTGCATTGCTTTCTGCTTTCATTAAGAAATTACACATTTAAATTTGAGGAAAAGATGTGTTCTTAAAATCAGAAAATACCTTATAAATGATATGAAGTGGAAGAAACTGATAGAGGTACATATTTTGTGAGTGTAACAACAGTCATTGTTTGAACTGAAGTTACATTTAAGCCCCACAGACCCCCTGAACATGATTTCCCAGCAGGTTAAATCTATACAATATTAAATATTGTCAGAGAGCCCTGTGCCAGCCGAACAGAATACATTCCCCACCCATATGGCCGAAGATATTGCTCTGAGACTTTCTTGGCAGAGCCCCAACTTGTTTTAAAACAGCTCCTAGCTTTAATATATCCCACTGCTCTGTACATGACAGACCTGCTAATATCATTTTTCTAGCCGCCAGGCTTTGAATACAGCTGTGTAACTCCGTGGCTGTGCACCTCTTGGTGCTGAGTGTGTTTACTCATGAGAGATATCCATCATCTGTGACAGAGGGTGGCTCATATTCTAAGGactgctgcttgatacaaacaAGAGAATAGTTTTTAGGTTTATATGTGAACCAGATGTAGGGCaatgattgactgattgattga
Coding sequences within:
- the pyurf gene encoding protein preY, mitochondrial, producing the protein MFQNVLSRLATEAGRVQRCVKYAPLLRPVTPAPVSVRSFTDVKDEAQQPFDTSLLQFLVCPLSKKPLRYEVKTNELINEDLGIAYPIIDGIPNMIPQDARLIQKDTETPGEPTQG